AAACTGCTGTTGACGATCTCAATTTTGGATCGATCAGCAGCGGAGCTTGTGGGTCCTCGGGTGTCTCTAGAAAAGTCCTTTCAATATCGTGCTCTCTCAAGAACGGTGCTGCCTTGAGCTTGTCGCGAAGGCCCAGCATACGTTTCTCGGCCCTGCGGACGAACGTATCGTATGACATGGGGATAATTGTTACCCGGTTATCCCATTCCGTGCGGGGAGCACTTTCGTCCGCGTCGATCCGCGAGCCCAGGACGTAGCAGGTTACTTTCGCTGCGTCTGTCAGGAGTCCCTTGCTTCTGAGTTCCTTGACGTAGCGCCACGCCTGATCCTTTTGTTCGGAACCGATGGCAACGCCCGGTCTCTTTATCTCGGCGACGACCAGGCGCGATACACCATCCACCTCATGGCCAAGATCGTGCGCATCACGGCTGTAGAGGCCAACACTTCCATCCGGCAGCATCACGAAATCGGGTCGCTGCCGACTTCCCGTCTTGTTAGACCCGAAAATCTTGCGGATGACCTCGGTCATGCCTCTGTTGCTGGTGAACTCGAGGCTTTCGAATTCAGGGCCAAAGACCCACAACGACCGTTCGAACAGGGGCTGGAGGTCCCCTACCTCATCCATAGTTTCGTCGCGAAGTTTGTTGTCCAGGTCTTCGATCAGCTTAAGTCTGGTCTGGATTTCATCCAATGCATCCTTGGCGAGCCTGAGGGTCCAGTCGTCGAGCAACTTGTACAGAGCATCGAGATCGCCCGGCTCCAATTCGTGAAGCTTTTCGACCAGACCAAATTTCGAGGTGCTCAGTTCGAGGTTCGCCAGTATCCCTGCGACCTTGCTCACTTCCTCCGTTGAGATTGACGGGCAGTTGTCGATGACCTCATCAACAAACTGGTTCCAGCGTTCCCGTCCGACAGGAGGAAGCTGCCTCACGGTCTTAACCAGGGTTTCCTTGACGGCTTCCTTCGCCTCGCGTCGTCGGTCTGCTGAGAAGGTTGAAAGGTACTCTTTGATCCGCGCGTGAACAGCATCCCGCGTAGCCTGCCAAGCCTGATCGGTCGGCTTAAAGGCGGTCCAGTCGGGCTGGACTGCGTCTTCTAGAATGTCGGCTGAAATAATGAACTGGAAGCGCTTCGCTTCGCTGCTACGGCCATCAAGGATGCGCTCGTGATCAAAGCCGATCCAGCCAGGAGTGCCAACCAGCCGCGTGTTGACACGCCACGCGATGCCGTGATGTCTGGTTGTGCGATCCGCTTTCTGGCTGTCGATCATGATGATCTGCACTGCGCCATACCCGGGGACATCGACATTGACCTTCTGGATACTATGGGTCGGTATGTCGTCGAATGTCACTAACGTGCCGTCGAGGGATACCACAAAATTCGGATCAGCCAGAAAGCGCGTGCCGATTATCTCGCGCGCAGTGTCCGCGTCCATGGAGACGCCCTCGGAAGCCGTTGCGGTGATTTCTGTGCCGTGACCAATCACGCCGTCTCGGGTGCGGATCAATTTCACGTCGAACGGTTGCGTCGTTCCTCGCCGCACCTCGTAGACAGTCTCGATGCCGTCACACCAAGTTCGGACGCGATAGGGGTCAGAGAATTTGAAGGCTGCGTGCCGACCCTTACCGTTTCGGCCATAGGGAGTTCGCGCCGGGGCACCGGAAAGATCCGCCGGAGGAATTGATTTATTCCCCTCTTCCGCAAGACGATTATAATCAAGCGTCTTCCAGCGACGGTCGAACTGCGCCGGCGTCATACCTTTCCCGTTATCAGTGATGGAAAACGGAATACTCTGGCTGCACTTGGGCCAAACAATGTCCACCTTCGTCGCGTAAGCGTCCCATGCATTCGCAACAAGCTCGACGATAGCGACGGCCGGATCGGAGATAATCGGCCCAGCGTATTTGTCGAGAAATCGGTCGTCGAAGAGAACGCCTTGGTTTGTGCTTTGGGTATCCACGCCGCTCATCCTCTCTTTTTCTCTAGTTGCGGTGCCGAGCACCCAGTGCTTGATGCATTGAATGATCCTCTAATGGTTGTTTTGGAGTTGCATTCAGGTTTTTGCAAGTGCATCTCGATGTGACGCTTATGCGATCGCTGTTCACAGCCCCCGGGGAGCATCCAGACCAGTTTTGCTAAATCAAAAGGCCACAATGAAATCGGAACCGGCGATCCTTGCCAGTGAATGTGCTTTATAATGAGAATACGGGAATGGACGACGCGCCGAACTATAGCGACGACATACTAATTGCTGACCTGAAAGCTGTTCAGGAGGCGGTCCAGGCGTGGGCGACCGCGCAGGACATATGGTTCGACTGCGGGTTCAAGTCCTATCGCGAGCACGTCGATGGCGAGCCCTCCGAGACCGATCCAATTGTATGCGTTCAATATTACAGTTCTGACTTTGAATGGGCACTTTTCGGCGATCTGGAATCAGAATTCTCGGAATTACTCGACCGTCACGGGTTTTGGTATGAAATCGCCAGCGCCGGAAACATATACTACTACCCGCAAGAAGGTCCACGTTCCCGAGCATACGCTCAATACTTCCGCTGGTTATGGGTTTGCAGTCTTGTTCAGGAAGACTTCGCCGACATTTACGAGGAGTTGTACCGCCATTTCGCCGCGCACCCGGACGATTTGCATCGCTTAGGCTGGCGGGACTACGAAATACTGCTCGCTCGAATATTTCAAACGCAGGGGTTTGGCGTCGAGCTCGGACCGGGGCAAGGAGATGGAGGCGTGGATATTCGTCTCCTCCAGCGCGATCCGATAGGCGACGTCCTTACGCTAGTGCAAGCGAAGAAATATTCACCACGGAATAAGATAGGGCTCGAGACGGTGCAAGCGATTACCGGAGCCGCGTTCGTTGAAGGCGTTAAGGGGATGGTGGTGACAACGTCGTCGTATTTGCCGAGTGCGAGAGAATTTGCGGCTCGAACGTCTGGCCGCATCGACCTCATGACTTCAGACCATGTGGCTTCGTGGTGCCAGACTGCTGAAAGCGGCATTATTCGCGACAAGTCAACGCTCGTGTCGCGTCGCGCAGTCGAACGACTCCTCTTGGACGTGAAACAGAAAACGGATAGCCGAGTCCTGCACTCATCATGGGGCTATAACTCGACGCACAACAGCTTCGCGGTCATCCTGAAGGAAACCCGCCACGCAGCTCTTCTGATGAGCCTACCGGGGCAGACCCTCACCGATGACGGATACGGCCAGCGGGGTACCGAAGCACCACTTATAGATGCGAGCGCACTTGGATTTCACAGAGCAGACACGGTCTGGCGTGTGAAGAAGCGATTCTGGAAGGATGGCACCATGTCCTTTTGGGATGGCGCCAATCTTTATCACCCATGGGACGGCAGGCCGGTGGACTTTGACTATTATGACTGATTGTCGTTAGGCACAGCCGAAATTCTGCAGCGATCCAGTGAATTACGAAAACTATATCTTGTCCAATGCGCTGCTGTCGTCCCTTTGAACCTCTTGAATACATGCGCGACCCATTGCAGGTTTGGTTTGAGGTTAGGCACCCATGACTTGTCGCCAAGTCAAACGCCGTAAGTCAGGTTCTGCGAATTACCATTGCATTCAACAGCGGTGTGCTGCGCAATCGGCCTGGCTACCACTCGCTGGACGTGACGTTGAAGAGAAACGTCGAGCCGTGAGAAAGGCCGACCGGATCCGATGGACTTAGAATGTGAAGAGCGGACTGGGTTCGTCGCGACAAATCACCAATGTCAGGTTCTCCATCGCTCTACTCAAGCCGACATACAGCAGGCGTCTTTTGTAGTCGGTGTTTGAAAAGGATTGCTTGTCGCACATCATGATAAGCGCGTTGTCGCATTCAAGCCCTTTGGCTTTGTGAATCGTGCTTATGCATTTCGCCGGGGGTTGGGGATGGGAAAAAGTTCTACGCCTCGTAATCTCGATCAGCCCCTCCCCGGCGGAAGCGTAACTTCCCAGCTTGACGGCGTCTTGGAACTCACTTTTTAGGTCGATCGAGACGTTGGCGAACCCTGGCGTCTTGGATGTGATGTGACCGCGTAGCAGCGTAAGGCTGCGGCTAAGACCGCGATGGTTCGGCTCATCCAAAATGAACCGGCCAATAACCTGTAGATGGGCTGGCAATCCTCTCGATGGTTTGCTGCATCCATCCAGTACTTCCTGCCGCAGTCGCCGGCCATGCGTCGAGTCTGTAAAGCCGGTGCAGGTCCCATCGACAAACGAGAGCAAGGCTTCGACAATGCCGGATGGCGTGCCCGAGCTATCCTCCACTGACTTCACCAGTGAGGAAAGTGCCTCTCGCCCATGCCCTTCCCAAATCCGAACGGACCGATTGAAAAACGCGTTCAAATGATCGACACGCTCATTCCCGACTGTGAGCACGAATAGCTGCGAAGACTTCCGAGCCATCATCGATATCTGGCGACGATCATCAGCAGCCATTGTGATGGCCTTGTGGGCGAGACGCGCCGAATTTGCGGCATGCAGCACCGTCAGCCCGGTTGGTAGCTTCCCGGCGAGGTCTATTGCTTTGCCGGAGGCAAGTGCCTCTCGCGCTGCAAGCACCCATTCGCCAAGCTCCATTGAGCCAGAGCGCCAACGGTGAGGATTAGTCAAACTCCCCCACCCGCCTTCGCTTTTGAGGCCTTCCCAACGCTTGACTGCCGCTGAAGTTCGGGCACCCGCGCCACCGTAAATGATCTGCATCGAGTCTCCGAGAAATCGGACGCGGGACCCAGCCCGGTGGATTGCCATGATCGCGGCGTGTTGATCGACGCTGGCATCCTGATGTTCGTCACAAATAATTATCGGATACCTGAGCGCCGCGGCGCGCGAGACATTTCGCGAGCGTTCGAGCAACTCTTTGCACCGGGCGGCGACCACATCATATGCCGAGTTCTCACGTGCCCAGGACCCTACATCCAACGGGAAATTTAGCGTCCGGTGATATATCGCCGCGATTTCAGTGAGAAAGCTATCGATTGTTCGGATCTCGACTCGATCCAGCAGCCTGCGCGTTCTGTTTGCAAACACTGATCGCGCCGCATGAGTGTGCGTGAGAATTAGAACTCGGCCAGCCGCGAGCGAGGAGGCAGCGTCGAGCGCATAGTTGGCGCCCTGAAAAGTCTTGCCGCAACCGGCAGGGGCCTCGATCGTAACCAAGGCCAGATCACTGCGAAGGAGAAATCCGACGTCCTCGTCCGTCACAGCTTCAGCTCTCCAGGATTGAGAGCCACCTCATCCACTTCGGCCCGGATCGCGTTGAGAAATGGCAACAAGACTGGTTCAAAACGGTGCCAGAGCCCCAAGCTGATCATTTTCTCGCATAGTTCACTGCCGCCGGAAAGCGACTTGAACCACTTCTGGCTGTGCTTCGCCCATTCCTTGCCAGCTGGCTCATTGGTCGCGCCGGTCCTGTCACCGGTTGCCGCCTGGACGATCAACTTCCGCAGGCTGTCATACGACCCACATGCATCAAATATCGCGCTTTCGCTTTTGCTGTGAATATCAAGACGGTCGGCCAACGTCCGAAGCCGATCTCCGCTGACACTATCGTTATCGTAAGCAAGAGAGAACAGTCGGCGATCGGGACGTGCGCAATGATGTTTTCCTCGAGACATCCTCGTTGCCACTGAAAAAGCTTCGCACCTGCGGCAGCCTTGAGCTTAGTCCAACGCCCCTCAAATCGGCCTTCGTCGTCGCAGAAGCCTGCAACATTGAGACCCGCTCCCTTGAGAGCCTCTAGGACGCCGAGCATTGCGTCGTTTCCTCCCCCGTCTACCACTCTGATCCCGTGGACCGTGTCCTTTCCATCGAAGACGAGCTTGAGGAGTACCCGGAGGAAGCCGACTTCCGTGACCCCCTCCGCAACGATCGGGACCCGCGCGAGAAATGTCTCCGGATCGCGCGTCTGTTGCCGTGCAATCTTGTCCTGTGGCAGGCGCCCAACGTGGCCATTACCATCGATATACCAGAGCGCAGCCTTTTTTGCGGTGGCCAAGACGACAGGGCTGTGCGTGGTGACGAAACATTGTTGTCCATCCGACGACAGCGTCTCTAAAAGCTGACGCAGCCGGTACGGCTCAAGTCCGCGCTCGATCTCGTCGATCACCGTGAACCGCGTCGAGGCTTCCGTTGCCCTGGCAATTTCGAGCGCAGCCATCCGACGCGTACCCGCGCCCCAACTCGACATCGGCAGCATTGTGCCGGACTTTTCCGCAAGCAACCCGACGAGGGCTCCGATTGAAAGGCCCTGACTACTTGTAAGGCCGATATCGAGGCCATTTGGAAGTCCCGCTGCTTCCATCGCCTTATCGAGCGTCTTCAACGCCTGTTGCTCATTTTCTGTCATCGCGTTGGATAGATCTGCCGCTGAAACTTCCTTGCTGATCCGAGATTTGAGGTTTCCTTTCGAAAGCAACCGATCGAGTGCAGATCCGGTTACCAGACGTAAATCGCGATCGTTTCGATCGTCGTTGGCCAGCCGCACGACGCCGACCTTTCGTCGGAGCCCGGCGGAAAGGCTTACTGGCTCCAGGTTAGGCTGGATGATCTGCCAGACCAGCTCCAGCTCAGGTGTTCCAGTCACCTGAAAAATGTAGACTGGGTCGAACGGCGCGCCCTCTCGATCGTTGTCTGGTAGCACCGCCTTCTCGCCATCCCATTCCCATGGCCACAGAGCCTGTTGGAAGTTGGCCAGGCCAATGTCTTCAGGAAGGGAAACCGTCACTTCGATCGTGAAACCTGGTTCCAGCAGACGGTTATAGTAGTCCGTCTCCAACAGTTGGACGGCGTTGGTCGGGCTGAACAATAGGGATAGAGCGTGAAGAAGCGTTGACTTTCCGGAATCGCCGCCTCCAATGAGGATGTTCATGCCCTCGACGGGGCACCACTCAGTATTGGTGAGGCCACGGAAATTTGAGACTTTCAGGCGCCGAATTCTTGGCTGTACTACCATCGGAAATACCGAATCAACTAGAGGAGGATTTCCTAAGGCTGTCGGGATTGCCAATAATAGCAAGCCCATTTCAAACCGTTTGCCCAGCTGAACCGCATAGACAAAAAATCTCGCTAGTTGTTTTAAATCATCATCGCGCGGCGGCATGACGTCGGGCCGGCGGCTCAGCCCCGCTCAAGTACGGAACTGTATATTGGATTTATTCGAACCTCGTTTGCCGGAAACGAAACTCCACGATGCCTTTCGCCTTATTCGTTCCGATCCAGGCTATGGGAAGGTCTTGCCTGTTATCCAAAACTGGGCGACCGGCTTGCTGGATCGAAAGGGCGAGAGCCAAAAATTCATCAAGGAATTTCAATCGACGTTTAATTCCTCGATGTGGGAGCTGTATCTCAACAGAGCCATGTCTGATTTGGAATGCAACGTCGACTACTCGAAATCTGCGCCGGACTTCGTTGTTCGTGGACCTGGAAACTACGAATTCAACATCGAGGCTGTCATTTCCGATCAACCGCCGACCACCGTTCAGCAGAAGTCCTTCAGCGAGCAGGATTTTAAGGTCCGCGGCGCCCTGAAGCTCGTCGGCAAGATTAGAGACAAGCTGAACCTCTATCGTGGATTCAACGGCAAGAAGCACCCCTACTCGTCACTTAGCCACGTGCGCGGCCGACCATTTGTCATTGCAGTCGCGCCGTTCGACAGCAACATCTCGCTTCTCCAAAATAATGAACTAATCAATCTGGCCCTGTTTGGGATGGCACCGCCCGAGCTCGTCGGCCCCTATTGTGGAAAGCAGGGCAAGATAGGTTCTCTGCTCACGCCATCGGGCTCACCCGTCGAGATGGGTATCTTCACAAACGATTCCTTCAAGGAGATCAGCGCTGTATTCTTTTCCACGGTCGGGACTTTCGGGAAGGCTGTGGTTGAGAGCCAGATCGAACGGCTCGTAAGGTCCACACGATACAGGATGATGGATAAGGACAAGGTGGAGCCCGGGTCAATGCTTTGGCAGCTCGGAACACATCGTTTCCAGTTCACCAACCTAACCTATTTAACAACATTGCGGTGGGAAGGCGGCAATCAGATCGGCGGCGCAGACAGGCTTATCCAACATTCATCAGTGCATCGCGAGACCCACTTGGACGGCCTGCAAGTTTATTTCAATCCCTATGCAGAAATCCCGTTCGACCGTGATTTTGCGTGGCCGCAAGAGGTTGCCCTCAATTATTTCGATGTAGAG
The sequence above is drawn from the Rhizobium favelukesii genome and encodes:
- a CDS encoding ATP-binding protein, coding for MSGVDTQSTNQGVLFDDRFLDKYAGPIISDPAVAIVELVANAWDAYATKVDIVWPKCSQSIPFSITDNGKGMTPAQFDRRWKTLDYNRLAEEGNKSIPPADLSGAPARTPYGRNGKGRHAAFKFSDPYRVRTWCDGIETVYEVRRGTTQPFDVKLIRTRDGVIGHGTEITATASEGVSMDADTAREIIGTRFLADPNFVVSLDGTLVTFDDIPTHSIQKVNVDVPGYGAVQIIMIDSQKADRTTRHHGIAWRVNTRLVGTPGWIGFDHERILDGRSSEAKRFQFIISADILEDAVQPDWTAFKPTDQAWQATRDAVHARIKEYLSTFSADRRREAKEAVKETLVKTVRQLPPVGRERWNQFVDEVIDNCPSISTEEVSKVAGILANLELSTSKFGLVEKLHELEPGDLDALYKLLDDWTLRLAKDALDEIQTRLKLIEDLDNKLRDETMDEVGDLQPLFERSLWVFGPEFESLEFTSNRGMTEVIRKIFGSNKTGSRQRPDFVMLPDGSVGLYSRDAHDLGHEVDGVSRLVVAEIKRPGVAIGSEQKDQAWRYVKELRSKGLLTDAAKVTCYVLGSRIDADESAPRTEWDNRVTIIPMSYDTFVRRAEKRMLGLRDKLKAAPFLREHDIERTFLETPEDPQAPLLIDPKLRSSTAV
- a CDS encoding restriction endonuclease; its protein translation is MDDAPNYSDDILIADLKAVQEAVQAWATAQDIWFDCGFKSYREHVDGEPSETDPIVCVQYYSSDFEWALFGDLESEFSELLDRHGFWYEIASAGNIYYYPQEGPRSRAYAQYFRWLWVCSLVQEDFADIYEELYRHFAAHPDDLHRLGWRDYEILLARIFQTQGFGVELGPGQGDGGVDIRLLQRDPIGDVLTLVQAKKYSPRNKIGLETVQAITGAAFVEGVKGMVVTTSSYLPSAREFAARTSGRIDLMTSDHVASWCQTAESGIIRDKSTLVSRRAVERLLLDVKQKTDSRVLHSSWGYNSTHNSFAVILKETRHAALLMSLPGQTLTDDGYGQRGTEAPLIDASALGFHRADTVWRVKKRFWKDGTMSFWDGANLYHPWDGRPVDFDYYD
- a CDS encoding UvrD-helicase domain-containing protein, yielding MTDEDVGFLLRSDLALVTIEAPAGCGKTFQGANYALDAASSLAAGRVLILTHTHAARSVFANRTRRLLDRVEIRTIDSFLTEIAAIYHRTLNFPLDVGSWARENSAYDVVAARCKELLERSRNVSRAAALRYPIIICDEHQDASVDQHAAIMAIHRAGSRVRFLGDSMQIIYGGAGARTSAAVKRWEGLKSEGGWGSLTNPHRWRSGSMELGEWVLAAREALASGKAIDLAGKLPTGLTVLHAANSARLAHKAITMAADDRRQISMMARKSSQLFVLTVGNERVDHLNAFFNRSVRIWEGHGREALSSLVKSVEDSSGTPSGIVEALLSFVDGTCTGFTDSTHGRRLRQEVLDGCSKPSRGLPAHLQVIGRFILDEPNHRGLSRSLTLLRGHITSKTPGFANVSIDLKSEFQDAVKLGSYASAGEGLIEITRRRTFSHPQPPAKCISTIHKAKGLECDNALIMMCDKQSFSNTDYKRRLLYVGLSRAMENLTLVICRDEPSPLFTF
- a CDS encoding ATP-dependent nuclease, which translates into the protein MPPRDDDLKQLARFFVYAVQLGKRFEMGLLLLAIPTALGNPPLVDSVFPMVVQPRIRRLKVSNFRGLTNTEWCPVEGMNILIGGGDSGKSTLLHALSLLFSPTNAVQLLETDYYNRLLEPGFTIEVTVSLPEDIGLANFQQALWPWEWDGEKAVLPDNDREGAPFDPVYIFQVTGTPELELVWQIIQPNLEPVSLSAGLRRKVGVVRLANDDRNDRDLRLVTGSALDRLLSKGNLKSRISKEVSAADLSNAMTENEQQALKTLDKAMEAAGLPNGLDIGLTSSQGLSIGALVGLLAEKSGTMLPMSSWGAGTRRMAALEIARATEASTRFTVIDEIERGLEPYRLRQLLETLSSDGQQCFVTTHSPVVLATAKKAALWYIDGNGHVGRLPQDKIARQQTRDPETFLARVPIVAEGVTEVGFLRVLLKLVFDGKDTVHGIRVVDGGGNDAMLGVLEALKGAGLNVAGFCDDEGRFEGRWTKLKAAAGAKLFQWQRGCLEENIIAHVPIADCSLLLTITIVSAEIGFGRWPTVLIFTAKAKARYLMHVGRMTACGS